Proteins co-encoded in one Dyadobacter sp. CECT 9275 genomic window:
- the treZ gene encoding malto-oligosyltrehalose trehalohydrolase yields MELRKPGVTFIENNPSQVVLWVPEASSAGFVLMEDGQRIPMIPGEYGYWTLEHPLSPGDRYQFIINGEKTLPDPASLSQPEGVHGPSEVVDLTFDWTDTHWKNVPLADYIIYEVHTGTFTDEGTFAAMEEKLDYLVSLGITAIEMMPVAQFPGDRNWGYDGVFPYCVQHSYGGAKALQQLVDTCHSKGLAVILDVVYNHLGPEGNYLGEFAPYFTDKYHTPWGSAINFDDAWCDGVRKYYLENALMWFRDFHIDALRLDAVHAIKDLSPLHVLQEMRQQADALSIQTGRPYYLIAELDLNDTRFINPQEKGGFGLHTQWIDEFHHALRVSAGQERSSYYADFDGVVSLSKAYRDAYVFNGIYSEHRKKKFGMPTDNLGEQFIVFSQNHDQVGNRMLGERTSALVSYEMQKLMAGAVLVSPYLPMLFMGEEYGESNPFLYFVSHTDPELAEAVRQGRKNEFSAFHIEGEAPDPVAEKTFVDSRLQWGLIQKEPHQTMLRYYRRLIDIRKRQAALHMLNRKDSTVECLENQRTIILLRQHKMQDVVCLLNFSKEPQHVHVNLYAAVWHKLIASSDEQWGGAVDFPDTIAEEITLELAPESITIYTNDL; encoded by the coding sequence ATGGAACTACGAAAACCTGGAGTAACTTTTATTGAAAATAATCCATCCCAGGTTGTCCTGTGGGTGCCTGAAGCAAGTAGTGCAGGATTTGTACTGATGGAAGACGGTCAGCGCATTCCGATGATTCCGGGGGAGTATGGTTACTGGACGTTGGAACATCCGCTTAGCCCTGGCGACAGGTACCAGTTTATCATCAATGGGGAAAAAACGCTGCCTGATCCTGCATCGTTGTCCCAGCCGGAGGGCGTCCATGGCCCTTCGGAAGTGGTTGATCTCACTTTTGACTGGACTGATACCCACTGGAAGAACGTTCCGCTTGCCGATTATATCATTTATGAAGTCCATACCGGCACTTTCACCGACGAGGGCACTTTTGCGGCAATGGAAGAAAAGCTGGACTATCTGGTCAGTCTTGGTATTACGGCTATAGAAATGATGCCTGTGGCGCAGTTTCCCGGTGATAGAAACTGGGGATATGATGGCGTTTTTCCCTATTGTGTGCAGCATTCGTATGGTGGAGCGAAGGCATTACAGCAACTGGTAGACACCTGCCATTCCAAGGGGCTGGCCGTTATTCTGGATGTTGTATATAACCATCTGGGGCCTGAGGGGAATTATTTGGGAGAATTTGCCCCCTATTTTACCGATAAATACCACACGCCCTGGGGTAGTGCCATAAACTTTGACGATGCCTGGTGCGACGGCGTTAGAAAATATTACCTTGAAAATGCACTCATGTGGTTCAGGGATTTTCACATAGATGCCCTTCGACTGGATGCTGTTCATGCCATAAAGGATTTAAGTCCCCTGCATGTCTTACAGGAAATGAGGCAGCAGGCGGACGCTTTATCTATTCAGACCGGCAGACCGTATTATCTTATTGCAGAGCTGGACCTGAATGATACCCGCTTTATCAATCCGCAGGAAAAAGGCGGTTTCGGATTGCACACGCAGTGGATAGACGAGTTTCATCATGCCCTGAGAGTGAGCGCCGGGCAGGAGCGGTCTTCTTATTATGCTGATTTCGATGGTGTTGTGTCTTTGTCCAAAGCATACCGGGATGCCTATGTTTTTAACGGGATTTATTCGGAGCACCGAAAAAAGAAATTTGGTATGCCTACGGATAATCTTGGGGAGCAGTTCATCGTTTTCTCGCAGAACCATGATCAGGTAGGAAACCGCATGCTGGGTGAGCGTACCAGTGCGCTTGTCAGTTATGAAATGCAGAAACTGATGGCCGGTGCCGTACTGGTAAGTCCTTATCTGCCCATGCTTTTTATGGGTGAAGAGTATGGCGAATCCAATCCTTTCTTGTATTTTGTTAGCCACACGGATCCTGAACTTGCCGAGGCGGTGCGCCAGGGCCGGAAAAATGAGTTCAGCGCATTCCATATAGAGGGTGAAGCGCCGGATCCTGTTGCTGAAAAAACCTTTGTCGACTCACGACTTCAGTGGGGGTTGATCCAAAAAGAGCCTCATCAGACGATGTTACGTTATTACCGGCGGCTGATAGACATACGTAAGCGCCAGGCTGCGCTGCACATGTTAAACAGGAAAGACTCAACAGTGGAATGTCTGGAGAATCAGCGGACGATTATTCTCTTACGTCAGCACAAAATGCAGGATGTAGTATGCCTGCTGAATTTTTCAAAAGAGCCGCAACATGTTCATGTTAATCTTTATGCGGCCGTTTGGCACAAACTCATCGCTTCTTCTGATGAGCAGTGGGGCGGCGCTGTGGATTTCCCCGATACCATAGCGGAAGAAATA